One Mixta gaviniae genomic window carries:
- the hypA gene encoding hydrogenase maturation nickel metallochaperone HypA, which produces MHEITLCQYAVEMMQQHAQQHHARRITAVWLEVGAFSCVEPEALRFCFDIACRETLAEGCQLHLTTPAAESWCHDCRQAIALLSPGVLRCPQCGGRNLRVTADDGMKIKRIEIE; this is translated from the coding sequence ATGCATGAAATAACCCTGTGCCAGTATGCGGTGGAGATGATGCAGCAGCATGCGCAGCAACATCACGCCCGGCGCATTACCGCCGTCTGGCTGGAGGTGGGCGCGTTTTCCTGCGTCGAACCGGAAGCGCTGCGCTTCTGTTTTGATATCGCCTGCCGCGAGACGCTGGCGGAAGGCTGTCAGCTGCATCTGACGACGCCTGCGGCGGAAAGCTGGTGTCACGATTGCCGGCAGGCGATCGCGCTGCTCAGCCCCGGCGTGCTGCGCTGCCCGCAGTGCGGCGGGCGCAACCTGCGCGTGACGGCCGACGACGGCATGAAAATTAAACGCATTGAAATCGAATAG
- the hypB gene encoding hydrogenase nickel incorporation protein HypB, which produces MCSTCGCASGELHIEGVDSAHNQQHGIPFAPRRLVDIEMDILAKNNHIAAHNRAHFAAASQLALNLVSSPGAGKTTLLTQTLKRLASQVSCAVIEGDQQTSNDADRIRATGVAAIQVNTGKGCHLDAQMVHEALHQLAPPAHSLLFIENVGNLVCPASFDLGERHKVAVLSVTEGEDKPLKYPHMFAASSLMILNKIDLLPYLDFDVAACIANARQVNPAIGVILLSATTGEGMDRWLAWLEQQRCA; this is translated from the coding sequence ATGTGTAGTACCTGCGGCTGCGCCAGCGGCGAGCTTCATATTGAAGGCGTCGACAGCGCACACAATCAGCAGCACGGCATTCCCTTTGCGCCGCGTCGGCTGGTAGATATCGAAATGGATATCCTGGCGAAGAATAACCATATCGCCGCCCATAACCGCGCCCATTTCGCCGCCGCCTCACAGCTGGCGCTAAACCTGGTTTCCAGCCCTGGCGCCGGGAAAACCACGCTGCTGACGCAAACGCTGAAGCGTCTTGCGTCGCAGGTGAGCTGCGCGGTGATCGAGGGCGACCAGCAAACCAGCAATGACGCCGACCGCATCCGCGCCACCGGCGTGGCGGCGATTCAGGTCAATACCGGCAAAGGCTGCCACCTCGATGCGCAGATGGTTCACGAGGCGCTGCATCAGCTGGCGCCGCCGGCCCATAGCCTGCTGTTTATCGAAAACGTCGGCAACCTGGTCTGCCCGGCCAGCTTCGACCTCGGCGAGCGCCATAAGGTTGCGGTGCTGTCAGTGACGGAAGGCGAGGACAAGCCGCTGAAGTATCCCCATATGTTCGCCGCCAGTAGCCTGATGATCCTGAACAAAATCGATCTGCTGCCCTATCTCGATTTCGACGTGGCGGCCTGCATTGCCAATGCGCGTCAGGTCAATCCCGCTATCGGCGTGATCCTGCTATCGGCTACCACCGGCGAAGGCATGGATCGCTGGCTCGCATGGCTGGAGCAGCAGCGATGTGCATAG
- a CDS encoding HypC/HybG/HupF family hydrogenase formation chaperone, whose translation MCIGIPGQIVALHPQPDSAWADVCGMRREVNVSLVSGGDRADLIGGWVLIHVGFALSRLDEQEARQTLAALQAMGEVEADVVLFLGAGEKR comes from the coding sequence ATGTGCATAGGCATTCCGGGGCAGATCGTGGCGCTGCATCCGCAGCCCGACAGTGCCTGGGCGGACGTCTGCGGCATGCGGCGCGAGGTGAACGTTAGCCTGGTCAGCGGCGGTGACCGCGCGGACCTGATCGGCGGCTGGGTGCTGATCCATGTCGGCTTCGCCCTCAGCCGGCTGGATGAGCAGGAAGCGCGGCAGACGCTGGCGGCGCTGCAGGCGATGGGGGAAGTGGAAGCGGACGTGGTGCTGTTTCTCGGCGCCGGGGAGAAGAGGTAA
- the hypD gene encoding hydrogenase formation protein HypD, with amino-acid sequence MRFVDEFRDAQLAQKLVERLHQRAARLPFSAQKPMQVMEVCGGHTHAIFKFGLDKLLPPQLEFIHGPGCPVCVLPMGRIDACCDIAAQPGVIFCTFGDALRVPGKQGSLLQARERGADVRVIYSPLDALQLARENPQRQVVFFALGFETTMPVTAVTLQQARREKRLNFTVFCQHISLMPTLRSLLQREDVRIDAFLAPGHVSMVIGAAPYRFIQRQFGKPLVISGFEPLDMLQSVLMLVEQVNSARCRTENQYRRVVPAAGNPLAQQAIRAVFRRGGDSEWRGLGMIEASGIALTAEYADFDAERRFHPRRHAVSDDPRARCGEVLTGRCKPHHCPLFGHGCTPHNAFGALMVSSEGACAAWYQYRHQEMPLTERTAG; translated from the coding sequence ATGCGTTTTGTTGATGAGTTTCGTGATGCGCAGCTGGCGCAAAAGCTGGTTGAGCGTCTGCATCAGCGCGCGGCGCGGCTGCCGTTTAGCGCGCAAAAGCCGATGCAGGTGATGGAGGTGTGCGGCGGACATACGCACGCCATTTTTAAGTTCGGTCTGGATAAGCTGCTGCCGCCGCAGCTGGAGTTTATTCACGGGCCGGGCTGCCCGGTCTGCGTGCTGCCGATGGGGCGCATCGACGCCTGCTGCGACATCGCCGCACAGCCCGGGGTGATTTTCTGCACCTTCGGTGATGCGCTGCGCGTGCCCGGCAAACAGGGTTCGCTGCTGCAGGCGCGCGAGCGCGGCGCCGACGTGCGGGTCATCTACTCGCCGCTCGATGCGCTGCAGCTGGCGCGGGAGAATCCGCAGCGGCAGGTGGTATTTTTCGCGCTTGGCTTTGAAACCACCATGCCGGTGACCGCCGTTACACTGCAACAGGCGCGGCGCGAAAAGCGGCTTAACTTTACCGTTTTTTGCCAGCATATCAGCCTGATGCCGACCCTGCGCAGCCTGCTGCAGCGGGAAGATGTGCGCATCGACGCCTTTCTCGCGCCCGGCCATGTCAGCATGGTGATCGGCGCCGCCCCCTATCGGTTTATTCAGCGGCAGTTCGGTAAGCCGCTGGTGATTAGCGGGTTTGAGCCGCTTGATATGCTGCAAAGCGTGTTGATGCTGGTGGAGCAGGTGAACAGCGCGCGCTGCCGCACGGAAAACCAGTATCGCCGCGTCGTGCCGGCGGCGGGCAATCCGCTGGCGCAGCAGGCGATACGCGCGGTGTTCCGACGCGGCGGCGACAGCGAGTGGCGCGGGTTGGGAATGATTGAGGCGTCCGGCATCGCCCTGACGGCGGAGTACGCCGACTTTGACGCCGAGCGGCGTTTTCATCCGCGGCGGCACGCGGTCAGCGACGATCCGCGCGCGCGCTGCGGCGAAGTGCTGACCGGGCGCTGCAAACCGCATCACTGCCCGCTGTTCGGCCACGGCTGTACGCCGCATAACGCCTTCGGCGCGCTGATGGTATCGTCCGAGGGCGCCTGCGCCGCCTGGTATCAATACCGGCATCAGGAGATGCCGCTTACAGAGAGGACGGCAGGATGA
- the hypE gene encoding hydrogenase expression/formation protein HypE, producing the protein MNLDPISPRAQGVTMAHGSGGRAMQQLIEQMFLQAFDNPWLREQEDGARLALSDLCAQGDRLAFTTDSYVIDPIFFPGGNIGKLAVCGTANDLAVCGATPAWLSCGFILEEGFSLDALREIVSAMAQTARDAGIAIVTGDTKVVQRGAADKIFINTSGIGAIPSAVRWAATAMQPGDKVIVSGTLGDHGATILNLRERLGMDLGVESDCAVLAPLIAPLHAIAGVRALRDATRGGVNAILHEFARASGYGIVIDENALPVRPAVRGICELLGLEPINFANEGKVVLVTSPQAEATTLKALRSHPLGRDAATVGEVTPEPQVALRGLLGVTRQLMLPHAEPLPRIC; encoded by the coding sequence ATGAACCTGGACCCGATAAGCCCGCGCGCGCAGGGGGTGACGATGGCCCACGGCAGCGGCGGCCGCGCCATGCAGCAGCTGATCGAGCAGATGTTTCTGCAGGCGTTTGATAACCCCTGGCTGCGCGAGCAGGAGGATGGCGCGCGACTGGCGCTCAGCGACCTTTGCGCGCAGGGCGACCGGCTCGCCTTTACCACCGACAGCTATGTTATCGATCCGATTTTCTTTCCCGGCGGCAATATCGGCAAGCTGGCCGTGTGCGGTACGGCGAACGATCTGGCGGTCTGCGGCGCGACGCCCGCCTGGCTCTCCTGCGGCTTTATTCTGGAGGAGGGTTTTTCGCTCGACGCGCTGCGTGAGATTGTCAGTGCGATGGCGCAGACCGCGCGCGACGCGGGCATCGCTATCGTTACCGGCGATACCAAAGTGGTGCAGCGCGGGGCGGCCGATAAAATTTTTATCAACACCTCTGGTATCGGCGCCATCCCGTCGGCGGTGAGATGGGCAGCTACGGCGATGCAACCCGGCGATAAGGTGATCGTCAGCGGCACGCTGGGCGACCATGGTGCGACCATCCTGAATTTACGCGAGCGGCTGGGAATGGATCTCGGCGTGGAGAGCGACTGCGCGGTGCTGGCACCGTTGATTGCGCCGCTACACGCAATTGCCGGGGTGCGCGCGCTGCGCGATGCGACGCGCGGCGGGGTTAACGCCATTCTGCATGAGTTCGCCCGGGCAAGCGGCTACGGCATCGTCATTGATGAAAACGCGCTGCCGGTCAGGCCGGCGGTGCGCGGCATCTGCGAGCTGCTGGGGCTGGAACCGATTAATTTCGCTAATGAAGGAAAGGTGGTGCTGGTGACCTCGCCGCAGGCGGAGGCGACGACGCTGAAGGCGCTGCGCAGTCACCCTCTGGGGCGCGACGCGGCGACCGTTGGCGAGGTGACACCGGAGCCGCAGGTGGCGCTGCGCGGGCTGTTGGGCGTCACGCGACAGCTGATGTTGCCTCATGCCGAACCTTTACCCCGCATTTGTTGA
- the flhA gene encoding formate hydrogenlyase transcriptional activator FlhA, with product MNARKQKGLLELTYSLLQQQSMTSLIETLNQTVQHAGIADAVSLVLFNGDGARVSFYGVDAHRQPIGYEDETLLATGPVSALRDRAETQAWRSAALHLRYPQLAVLKLYPPFSDYCLVPLLASSRLLGGCEFIRQRGRPFSEEDQNGLYEFCMLVAIAVEQVQLRESMRLQQSLLRHERDNFSILVDITNAVLSRLDLDELTGEIARVIHHFFHINAISIVLCNAGKESAWADVYATLYVQEHQARREQSRKALAGSPEEQVMKSGEMTLLSVGPASAPYSEDGSLFQRLWPDRDKTLCMLPLRFGQKTLGVLKLAQPQPDNFNAANLRVLEQIAERIAIAVDNALAYQEIKNLKEKLQHENRYLTEQINSDNADFYDIVGRSAAMAEVLKQVQIVAKSDCTVLILGETGTGKELIARAIHHLSDRHHKRMVKMNCAAMPAGLMESDLFGHEKGAFTGATSQRMGRFELADEGTLFLDEVGEIPLELQPKLLRILQEQEFERVGGSKQISVNVRVIAATNRDLQQMVKEKTFRSDLFYRLNVFPIVIPPLRERPEDIPQLVKFLTCKIAKRMQRTIESIPAETLRLLSRMPWPGNVRELENVIERAVLMTRGTVLDLPLPEMNDGLARFAGASVPASAAPASPTHEDERERIVQALKESNGVVAGPRGAAARLGLKRTTLLSRMKKLGISAKS from the coding sequence ATGAACGCCAGAAAGCAGAAAGGTTTACTGGAGCTGACCTACAGCCTGCTGCAACAGCAGAGCATGACCTCCCTGATCGAAACCCTGAACCAGACGGTGCAGCACGCCGGCATCGCCGATGCGGTGTCGCTGGTGCTGTTTAACGGCGACGGCGCGCGCGTCAGCTTTTACGGCGTCGACGCTCATCGCCAGCCGATCGGCTATGAAGATGAAACCCTGCTGGCGACCGGGCCGGTCAGCGCGCTGCGCGATCGCGCGGAGACGCAGGCCTGGCGCAGCGCCGCGCTGCATCTGCGCTATCCGCAGCTGGCGGTGCTGAAGCTCTATCCGCCGTTTAGCGACTACTGTCTGGTGCCGCTGCTCGCCTCTTCGCGCCTGCTGGGCGGCTGCGAATTCATTCGGCAGCGCGGGCGGCCCTTTAGCGAAGAGGATCAAAACGGCCTGTATGAGTTCTGCATGCTGGTGGCCATCGCCGTGGAGCAGGTGCAGCTGCGTGAAAGCATGCGGCTGCAGCAGTCGCTGCTGCGTCATGAGCGCGATAATTTCAGCATCCTGGTGGATATCACCAACGCGGTGCTGTCGCGTCTCGATCTTGATGAGCTGACCGGCGAAATTGCCCGCGTGATCCACCATTTCTTTCATATCAACGCCATCAGCATTGTCCTGTGCAACGCCGGCAAAGAGAGCGCCTGGGCAGACGTTTACGCCACGCTTTACGTGCAGGAGCATCAGGCGCGGCGCGAGCAGTCGCGCAAGGCGCTGGCCGGATCGCCGGAGGAGCAGGTGATGAAAAGCGGCGAGATGACGCTGCTCAGCGTTGGCCCGGCCAGCGCGCCCTACAGTGAGGATGGTTCGCTGTTTCAACGGCTGTGGCCGGATCGCGACAAGACGCTCTGCATGCTGCCGCTGCGTTTCGGCCAGAAAACGCTGGGTGTCCTGAAACTGGCGCAGCCGCAGCCTGATAACTTTAACGCAGCCAACCTGCGCGTGCTGGAGCAGATCGCCGAACGCATCGCCATCGCGGTGGATAACGCGCTCGCCTATCAGGAGATCAAAAACCTGAAAGAGAAGCTGCAGCATGAAAACCGCTATCTGACCGAGCAGATCAACAGCGACAACGCCGATTTTTACGATATCGTCGGGCGCAGCGCGGCGATGGCGGAGGTGCTAAAGCAGGTGCAGATTGTGGCGAAAAGCGACTGCACGGTGCTGATCCTCGGCGAGACCGGCACCGGCAAGGAGCTGATCGCCCGGGCGATCCACCATCTCAGCGATCGTCATCATAAGCGTATGGTGAAAATGAACTGCGCGGCGATGCCCGCCGGGCTGATGGAGAGCGACCTGTTCGGTCATGAGAAGGGGGCTTTTACCGGTGCCACCTCGCAGCGTATGGGGCGTTTCGAACTGGCGGATGAAGGCACGCTGTTCCTCGATGAGGTGGGCGAGATCCCGCTGGAGCTGCAGCCGAAGCTGCTGCGCATCCTGCAGGAGCAGGAGTTTGAGCGCGTCGGCGGCAGCAAGCAGATTTCAGTCAACGTGCGGGTGATTGCGGCGACCAATCGCGATCTGCAGCAGATGGTGAAGGAGAAAACTTTCCGCAGCGATCTCTTCTACCGGCTGAATGTTTTTCCCATCGTGATCCCGCCGCTGCGCGAGCGGCCGGAGGATATTCCGCAGCTGGTGAAATTTCTCACCTGTAAAATCGCCAAGCGCATGCAGCGCACCATCGAGAGCATCCCGGCGGAGACGCTGCGTTTGCTGAGCCGGATGCCGTGGCCGGGCAACGTACGCGAGCTGGAGAACGTGATTGAGCGCGCGGTACTGATGACGCGTGGCACGGTGCTGGATCTCCCTCTGCCGGAGATGAACGACGGGCTGGCACGCTTTGCCGGCGCGTCGGTACCGGCAAGCGCCGCGCCCGCTTCGCCAACGCATGAGGATGAGCGCGAACGCATTGTTCAGGCGCTGAAGGAGAGCAACGGCGTGGTCGCCGGGCCGCGCGGCGCGGCGGCGCGCCTCGGCCTGAAACGCACCACGCTGCTGTCACGCATGAAAAAGCTCGGCATCAGCGCGAAATCCTGA
- a CDS encoding Cof-type HAD-IIB family hydrolase — MAEVKLVAVDMDGTFLDDGKNYNRARFQQQYAQLKARGIRFVVASGNQYYQLRSFFPEIADEIAFVAENGAYVVEAGEDRFVGEFSRDDVVKIIDTLRRGNYPGLNFVLCGYHSAWYFPDAPADYIDKMRRYCHRLQAASHLDEINDRLFKFALNLSDEYVPILMTDIERHHAGVATAVTSGHGSADLIIPGLHKAHGLALLQQRWGIGTQQVLAFGDGGNDLEMLHQAGFGFAMANAPERVKAAARYQAPTNNQQGVLEVIQQLLDGRAPFA; from the coding sequence ATGGCAGAGGTTAAGCTGGTGGCGGTGGATATGGACGGCACCTTTCTCGATGACGGAAAAAACTATAACCGCGCGCGTTTTCAACAGCAGTATGCGCAACTCAAGGCGCGCGGCATCCGTTTTGTCGTCGCCAGCGGCAATCAGTACTATCAGCTGCGCTCCTTTTTCCCCGAGATCGCCGATGAAATCGCCTTTGTGGCGGAGAACGGTGCTTATGTGGTCGAGGCGGGAGAAGATCGCTTTGTCGGCGAGTTTAGCCGCGATGATGTGGTGAAAATTATCGATACGCTGCGGCGCGGCAACTATCCCGGGCTAAATTTCGTGCTGTGCGGCTATCACAGCGCCTGGTATTTCCCGGATGCGCCCGCCGACTATATCGATAAGATGCGTCGCTACTGTCATCGGCTGCAGGCGGCGTCGCATCTGGATGAGATTAACGATCGCCTGTTTAAGTTCGCGCTGAACCTGTCTGATGAGTATGTGCCGATATTGATGACGGATATCGAACGCCATCATGCGGGCGTGGCGACCGCGGTCACCAGTGGACACGGCTCGGCCGATTTGATCATTCCAGGGCTGCATAAGGCGCACGGGCTGGCGCTTTTGCAGCAGCGTTGGGGCATCGGGACGCAGCAGGTCCTGGCGTTTGGCGACGGCGGCAACGATCTGGAGATGCTGCATCAGGCGGGCTTCGGCTTCGCGATGGCCAATGCGCCGGAGCGGGTGAAGGCGGCGGCGCGCTATCAGGCGCCGACCAATAACCAGCAGGGCGTGCTGGAGGTGATTCAGCAACTGCTGGATGGCCGCGCGCCCTTTGCCTGA
- a CDS encoding iron-containing alcohol dehydrogenase gives MLTSQTIANRQTFFGRGSLQQLPSLLQQQPQPTLLFCGASFLHGPHYAALAPALTPLLIGHEIVAHEASPDEIDRWVARWRGQATRVVAIGGGSVLDAAKAFAAVSQHPLNTLRYLEKVGDTPVSGATLPVIAIPTTAGTGSEATQNAVVTDKGEVKVKASLRHASFVPPVAILDADLLDNTPDQILVCCAIDAFTHLFEAWLSAKGTLFTRQTALSGMRLFVQAWPALNRQDRQGEAAREAMLMASWLGGQSLSMAGLGVIHGIAGELGAIKDYHHGEVCGRLLLPFLDLLASSDHPQQRALMAELDLALFGAAHAEPARYLAQWLQAQAVYPFWRAPPPLSVEETGWILARANSKNSLVDYSDAQMREMLTQAYRCDA, from the coding sequence GTGTTAACCAGCCAGACGATCGCCAACCGACAAACTTTTTTTGGCCGCGGCAGCCTGCAACAGCTGCCTTCTCTGCTGCAACAGCAGCCGCAGCCTACCCTGCTGTTTTGCGGCGCCTCCTTTCTTCATGGCCCGCATTACGCCGCGCTGGCTCCGGCGCTGACGCCGCTGCTGATTGGCCATGAAATCGTTGCCCATGAAGCGTCGCCGGACGAGATTGACCGCTGGGTCGCGCGCTGGCGTGGCCAGGCGACGCGCGTGGTCGCCATCGGCGGCGGCAGCGTGCTGGATGCGGCAAAAGCGTTCGCCGCGGTCAGCCAGCATCCGTTAAATACCCTGCGCTATCTGGAGAAGGTTGGCGATACGCCAGTTAGCGGCGCCACATTGCCCGTGATCGCCATTCCCACTACAGCCGGCACCGGCAGCGAGGCGACGCAGAACGCCGTGGTTACCGATAAAGGCGAGGTGAAGGTCAAAGCCTCGCTACGCCACGCCAGTTTTGTACCGCCGGTGGCGATCCTGGATGCCGACCTGCTCGATAACACGCCGGACCAGATTCTGGTCTGCTGCGCCATCGATGCCTTTACCCATCTGTTTGAAGCCTGGCTGTCGGCGAAGGGGACCCTCTTTACCCGTCAAACCGCGCTGAGCGGCATGCGACTTTTTGTTCAGGCCTGGCCGGCATTGAACCGTCAGGACCGCCAGGGCGAAGCGGCGCGTGAAGCGATGCTGATGGCCTCATGGCTCGGCGGGCAGAGCCTGAGCATGGCGGGGCTTGGGGTGATCCACGGTATCGCCGGGGAGCTGGGGGCTATCAAAGATTATCATCATGGCGAAGTGTGCGGTCGCCTGCTGCTGCCCTTTCTCGACCTGCTGGCGAGCAGCGATCACCCGCAGCAGCGGGCGCTGATGGCGGAGTTGGATCTGGCGCTGTTTGGCGCGGCGCATGCTGAACCCGCACGCTATCTGGCGCAGTGGCTGCAGGCGCAGGCGGTCTACCCGTTCTGGCGCGCGCCACCACCGCTGAGCGTGGAAGAAACAGGCTGGATCCTGGCGCGCGCTAACAGCAAAAATTCGCTGGTCGATTATAGCGACGCGCAGATGCGCGAAATGTTGACGCAGGCTTACCGCTGCGACGCGTAA
- the gntT gene encoding gluconate transporter produces the protein MPLVIVAVGVVLLLLLMIRFKLNGFIALILVALAVGMMQGMPVNKVIASIKTGVGGTLGSLALIMGFGAMLGKLLADCGGAQRIATTLIAKFGQRHIQWAVVLTGFTVGFALFYEVGFVLLLPLVFSIAASARVPLLYVGVPMAAALSVTHGFLPPHPGPTAIATLFDADMGKTLLFGTLLGIPTVILAGPVYARFLKNIDKPIPEGLYNPKTFSEAEMPGFGVSVWTSLVPVILMALRAVAEMFLPKGHALLPWAEFFGDPIMATLIAVLIGIFTFGLNRGRSMEEVMNTLTDSIKIIAMMLLIIGGGGAFKQVLVDSGVDKYIAGLMHETNVSPIFMAWSIAAVLRIALGSATVAAITAGGIVAPLIATSGASPELMVIAVGAGSVIFSHVNDPGFWLFKEYFNLTIGETIRSWSALETIISVCGLVGCLLLSAMI, from the coding sequence ATGCCATTAGTTATCGTTGCGGTGGGGGTGGTTCTGCTGCTTCTGCTGATGATTCGCTTCAAACTAAATGGATTTATCGCACTGATCCTGGTCGCGCTGGCGGTGGGCATGATGCAGGGCATGCCGGTCAATAAGGTGATCGCTTCGATTAAAACCGGCGTGGGCGGCACGCTCGGCAGCCTGGCGCTGATTATGGGCTTCGGCGCAATGCTGGGCAAACTACTGGCCGACTGCGGCGGCGCCCAGCGTATCGCCACCACGCTGATTGCTAAATTCGGCCAGCGCCATATTCAGTGGGCAGTGGTACTGACCGGCTTTACCGTCGGCTTTGCGCTCTTCTATGAGGTGGGTTTTGTGCTGCTGCTGCCGCTGGTATTCAGCATCGCTGCCTCGGCGCGCGTGCCGCTGCTCTACGTCGGCGTGCCGATGGCGGCAGCGCTTTCCGTTACCCACGGCTTTCTGCCGCCGCATCCAGGGCCGACCGCTATCGCCACGCTGTTTGACGCCGATATGGGCAAAACCTTGCTGTTCGGCACCCTGTTGGGCATCCCGACGGTGATCCTCGCCGGCCCGGTTTATGCGCGCTTCCTGAAGAATATCGATAAGCCGATCCCGGAGGGGCTGTATAACCCGAAAACCTTTAGCGAAGCGGAGATGCCGGGCTTCGGCGTCAGCGTCTGGACCTCGCTGGTACCGGTGATTTTGATGGCGCTGCGCGCTGTGGCGGAGATGTTCCTGCCGAAAGGGCACGCGTTGCTTCCCTGGGCCGAGTTCTTCGGCGACCCGATTATGGCCACGCTGATCGCTGTGCTGATCGGCATCTTCACCTTCGGCCTGAACCGTGGGCGCAGCATGGAAGAGGTGATGAACACCCTGACCGACTCTATTAAGATCATCGCCATGATGCTGCTGATCATCGGCGGCGGCGGCGCGTTTAAGCAGGTGCTGGTGGACAGCGGCGTGGATAAATATATTGCCGGCCTGATGCATGAAACCAATGTGTCGCCGATCTTTATGGCCTGGTCGATCGCCGCGGTGCTGCGCATTGCGCTGGGATCGGCTACCGTTGCGGCGATTACCGCCGGGGGCATTGTCGCGCCGCTGATCGCCACCTCCGGCGCCAGCCCGGAGCTGATGGTGATCGCCGTCGGCGCGGGCAGCGTGATTTTCTCGCACGTCAACGATCCGGGCTTCTGGCTGTTTAAAGAGTATTTCAACCTGACTATCGGCGAAACCATCCGCTCCTGGTCAGCGCTGGAGACCATTATTTCCGTTTGCGGCCTGGTGGGCTGCCTGCTGCTTTCGGCAATGATTTAA